The Gadus macrocephalus chromosome 21, ASM3116895v1 genome has a segment encoding these proteins:
- the elp3 gene encoding elongator complex protein 3, producing MGKPKKKTDLSRAELMMMTVADVIQQLVEAHEEGRDINLNKVKTKTSARYGLSSQPRLVDIIAAVPPQYRRALVPKLKAKPIRTASGIAVVAVMCKPHRCPHISFTGNICVYCPGGPDSDFEYSTQSYTGYEPTSMRAIRARYDPFLQTRHRVEQLKQLGHSVDKVEFIVMGGTFMALGEEYRDYFIRNLHDALSGHTSNSVAEAVRYSEVSNTKCVGITIETRPDYCLKRHLSDMLSYGCTRLEVGVQSVYEDVARDTNRGHTVRAVCESFHQAKDAGFKVVSHMMPDLPNVGMERDVEQFIVRPPLPPDSSPPSNHSAGEDAAVQWERCGGVQPTASRTAAPSRPVFSHSSAVPDPPAAPHDPALLHDHGSPPALSLLYYLSWILKAHRGLVC from the exons ATGGGGAAGCCGAAGAAGAAGA CTGACCTGAGCCGCGCTgagctgatgatgatgacggtggCCGATGTCATCCAGCAGCTGGTGGAGGCCCACGAAGAGGGGCGGGACATCAACCTCAACAA gGTGAAGACGAAGACGTCGGCTAGGTACGGCCTGTCCTCCCAGCCCCGGCTGGTGGACATCATCGCCGCCGTGCCGCCGCAGTACCGCCGCGCCCTGGTGCCCAAACTGAAGGCCAAGCCCATCCGCACCGCCAGTGGG ATCGCGGTGGTGGCTGTGATGTGTAAGCCTCATCGCTGTCCTCACATCAGCTTCACCGGgaacatctgtgt TTACTGCCCCGGGGGTCCGGACTCTGACTTTGAGTATTCAACCCAGTCCTACACGGGATATGAG cctacCTCCATGAGGGCGATCCGGGCGCGCTACGACCCGTTCCTTCAGACCCGACACCGCGTCGAGCAG CTGAAGCAGCTGGGCCACAGCGTGGACAAGGTGGAGTTCATCGTGATGGGCGGGACCTTCATGGCGCTGGGGGAGGAGTACAGAGACTACTTCATCAGGAACCTCCACGACGCCCTCTCAGGACACACCTCCAACAGCGTGGCCGAGGCAGTCAG GTACTCTGAGGTGAGCAACACTAAGTGCGTGGGCATCACCATCGAGACGCGTCCCGACTACTGCCTGAAGCGCCACCTCAGCGACATGCTGAGCTACGGCTGCACCCggctggaggtgggggtccAGAGCGTGTACGAGGACGTGGCCCGTGACACCAACAG gggccaCACGGTGCGGGCGGTGTGTGAGTCGTTCCACCAGGCGAAGGACGCGGGCTTCAAGGTGGTCTCCCACATGATGCCCGACCTGCCCAACGTGGGCATGGAGCGCGACGTGGAGCAGTTCATCGTACGTCCTCCCCTCC CTCCGGACAGCTCGCCGCCGTCCAATCACAGCGCCGGAGAGGACGCTGCTGTCCAATGGGAGCGCTGTGGTGGAGTCCAGCCCACCGCCTCCCGGACGGCGGCTCCCAGCCGGCCTGTGTTCAGTCACTCCTCCGCGGTCCCCGACCCGCCTGCAGCCCCCCACGACCCGGCTCTCCTCCACGACCACggctctcctcctgctctctcgcTCCTTTATTATCTGTCGTGGATCCTTAAAGCCCACCGAGGACTTGTTTGCTGA
- the disp1 gene encoding protein dispatched homolog 1, with protein MALSPAPSHPLLLANGDHHGNHQEPPGDAPSDRLTPSPLGDAPAAHDGRTTDGQNGSLKPLPCPSPSSPPAEDPPPPSPQLPPLPPCCQGCPFHPPLFCPCSQAELRPLYHHPPCPCCPPHLPPGSAPRPPCLLPPHQQALWHQQLHPHPPPHRPVRPLRFPKSYAELIADWPVVVLGVCTVLIVICALIGVLVPDLPDFSDPLLGFEPRGTAIGRRLVTWNNMLKNTGYRATLANYPFKYADEQARSRQEDRWTDDHFDRDKRQAEWDFSKDTFFCDVPGDRYSRLVFTSAEGRNLWSLPAIKSMCEMDNSRVRSHPLYLSLCQRTSDASCCPSWTLGNYIAVLTNRSSCQKITERDVTHTLRVLRSCAKFYHNGTLGPDCWDMTTRRKDQLKCANVPRKCTKYNAVYQVLHFLVDKDFLSPKSLENPPQVLKHSLLFSPTEKGEKGMMSIYLDNFENWNASDGVTTVTGIEFGIKHNLFQDYLLTDTVYPAIAIVIVLLVMCVYTRSVFITLMTIIAIISSLIVSYFLYRVVFKFHFFPFMNLTALIILVGIGADDAFVLCDVWNYTKLDKPGAEMAETMGVALQHAALSMFVTSFTTAAAFYANYVSNITAIRCFGVYAGTAILVNYILMVTWLPAVVVLHERYLPSVFPCAPPPGQQGAAVRRGGVAAVWAGACHVVQRGLAAMSEASTVFFEKVLPCVVIKLRYLWLLWFLALTVGGAYVVCVDPKMKLPSLELAEFQVFRSSHPFERYDADFKKLFMFERVQNGEDLHMPITIIWGVAPEDNGDPLNPKNKGKLVLDGGFNIASPASQLWLLNFCQKLRNQSFVFQSEEQDFTSCFMETFKQWMENQECDEASALYPCCSQSTFPYRQEVFELCIKRAIMELDRNTMYHLDSKTPGPRFDINDTIRAIVLEFQSTYLFTLAYDKMYHFYRQVDEWISEELLSAPAGLRHGWFISNLEFYDLQDSLSGGTLIAMALSVGVAFGVMLLTTWNVIISLYAIISIAGTIFVTVGSLVLLGWELNVLESVTISVAVGLSVDFAVHYGVAYRLAPEPDRDGKVVFSLSRMGSAIAMAALTTFVAGAMMMPSTVLAYTQLGTFMMLIMCVSWAFATFFFQCMCRCLGPQGSCGQIPLPEKLRCQAFAEGTASLPPPPGKSPGSGKYRLGGRGAAEVEHCELEPLAANQSKEGEEPCQNGSANSRPPQAPGDLGPSPDPAGPQRRHLQLGPQTLSPSTPPNPAPDALYPARECCLHYIRYPHLHHHPCSQGWMAHHLLPDPGQDPGPGPAGGLENPPPRVSPPGQNQTPPTGSERTRPQAPAPVGPCQVCRPAPLQPDAAPPGGDHRSRGGRLSSPPGGDHVSRTLSCCTTPRSQDTPPRRPHPPVDPIVHAPRDAAGEPTASPRKLGCFKRRLKVKTPDTSEVDGGAAAQPPPASESLC; from the exons ATGGCcctgagccccgccccctcccaccccctgcTGCTCGCCAACGGagatcaccatggcaaccaccaGGAGCCGCCCGGCGACGCCCCTAGCGACCGCCTCACCCCCAGCCCGTTAGGCGACGCCCCCGCGGCCCACGACGGACGGACGACGGACGGACAGAACGGCTCCCTGAAGCccctcccctgcccctccccctcctccccccccgccgaggacccgccccccccctcccctcagctcccccccctccccccctgctgccAGGGCtgccccttccacccccccctcttctgCCCCTGCTCCCAGGCGGAGCTCCGCCCCCTCTACCAtcaccccccctgcccctgctgccccccccaccttcccccaggctccgcccccagacccccctgccTCCTGCCCCCCCACCAGCAGGCCCTCTGGCACCAGcagctccacccccacccccccccacacag acctGTTAGGCCACTCCGATTCCCTAAAAG ctacgCGGAGCTGATAGCTGATTGgccggtggtggtgctgggcgtGTGCACGGTGCTCATCGTGATCTGCGCTCTGATTGGCGTGCTGGTCCCGGACCTGCCCGACTTCTCAGACCCCCTgctg GGCTTCGAGCCGCGAGGGACCGCGATTGGCCGACGGCTGGTCACATGGAACAACATGCTGAAGAACACGGGCTACCGAGCGACGCTGGCGAACTACCCGTTCAAATACGCAGACGAGCAGGCCAGGag TCGCCAGGAGGACCGCTGGACAGACGACCACTTTGACCGAGACAAACGGCAGGCAGAGTGGGACTTCAGTAAAGACACCTTCTTCTGCGACGTTCCAG GTGACCGGTACTCCCGGCTGGTCTTCACCTCCGCTGAGGGACGCAACCTTTGGAGCCTGCCGGCCATCAAGTCCATGTGTGAGATGGACAACAGCAGG GTGCGGTCCCACCCTCTGTACTTGAGCCTGTGCCAGCGCACCAGCGACGCCTCGTGCTGCCCGTCCTGGACGCTGGGGAACTACATCGCCGTGCTCACCAACCGCTCGTCCTGCCAGAAGATCACGGAGCGCGACGTCACCCACACCCTGCGGGTGCTGCGCTCCTGCGCCAAGTTCTACCACAACGGCACCCTGGGGCCCGACTGCTGGGACATGACCACGCGCCGCAAGGACCAGCTCAAGTGCGCCAACGTGCCGCGCAAGTGCACCAAGTACAACGCCGTCTACCAGGTCCTGCACTTCCTGGTGGACAAGGACTTCCTGAGCCCCAAGAGCCTGGAGAACCCGCCGCAGGTCCTGAAGCACAGCCTGCTGTTCTCGCCCACGGAGAAGGGCGAGAAGGGCATGATGAGCATCTACCTGGACAACTTCGAGAACTGGAACGCGTCGGACGGCGTCACCACGGTGACGGGCATCGAGTTCGGCATCAAGCACAACCTGTTCCAGGACTACCTGCTGACGGACACGGTGTACCCGGCCATCGCCATCGTCATCGTGCTGCTGGTCATGTGCGTGTACACGCGCTCCGTCTTCATCACGCTCATGACCATCATCGCCATCATCAGCTCGCTCATCGTGTCGTACTTCCTGTACCGCGTGGTCTTCAAGTTCCACTTCTTCCCCTTCATGAACCTGACGGCCCTCATCATCCTGGTCGGCATCGGCGCCGACGACGCCTTCGTGCTCTGCGACGTCTGGAACTACACCAAGCTGGACAAGCCGGGGGCGGAGATGGCGGAGACCATGGGCGTGGCGCTGCAGCACGCCGCGCTCTCCATGTTCGTCACCAGcttcaccaccgccgccgccttcTACGCCAACTACGTCAGCAACATCACCGCCATCCGCTGCTTCGGCGTCTACGCCGGCACCGCCATCCTGGTCAACTACATCCTGATGGTCACCTGGCTGCCGGCCGTGGTGGTCCTCCACGAGCGCTACCTGCCCAGCGTGTTCCCCTGCGCCCCGCCCccgggccagcagggggcggcggTGCGTCGCGGCGGCGTGGCGGCCGTCTGGGCCGGCGCCTGCCACGTGGTGCAGCGGGGGCTGGCGGCCATGTCGGAGGCGTCCACGGTGTTCTTCGAGAAGGTGCTGCCCTGCGTGGTCATCAAGCTGCGCTACCTGTGGCTGCTGTGGTTCCTGGCGCTGACGGTGGGCGGGGCCTACGTGGTGTGCGTGGACCCCAAGATGAAGCTGCCCTCGCTGGAGCTGGCCGAGTTCCAGGTGTTCCGCTCCTCGCATCCCTTCGAGCGCTACGACGCCGACTTCAAGAAGCTCTTCATGTTCGAGCGCGTGCAGAACGGAGAGGACCTCCACATGCCCATCACCATCATCTGGGGGGTGGCCCCCGAGGACAACGGGGACCCCCTGAACCCCAAGAACAAGGGCAAGCTGGTGCTGGACGGGGGCTTCAACATCGCCAGCCCCGCCTCCCAGCTCTGGCTGCTCAACTTCTGCCAGAAGCTCAGGAACCAGAGCTTCGTGTTCCAGTCCGAGGAGCAGGACTTCACCAGCTGCTTCATGGAGACCTTCAAGCAG TGGATGGAGAACCAGGAGTGCGACGAGGCCTCTGCGCTCTACCCCTGCTGCAGTCAGTCCACCTTCCCCTACCGCCAGGAGGTGTTTGAGCTGTGCATCAAGAGGGCCATCATGGAGCTGGACCGCAACACCATGTACCACCTGGACAGCAAGACCCCCGGCCCGCGCTTCGACATCAACGACACCATCCGGGCCATCGTGCTGGAGTTCCAGAGCACCTACCTGTTCACCCTGGCCTACGACAAGATGTACCACTTCTACCGCCAG GTGGACGAGTGGATCAGCGAGGAGCTGCTCAGCGCCCCGGCCGGCCTCCGTCACGGCTGGTTCATCAGCAACCTGGAGTTCTACGACCTCCAGGACAGCCTGTCGGGGGGCACCCTGATCGCCATGGCGCTGTCGGTGGGCGTGGCCTTCGGCGTGATGCTGCTGACCACGTGGAACGTCATCATCAGCCTCTACGCCATCATCTCCATCGCCGGCACCATCTTCGTGACGGTGGGCTCCCTGGTGCTGCTGGGCTGGGAGCTCAACGTGCTGGAGTCGGTCACCATCTCCGTGGCCGTGGGGCTGTCGGTGGACTTCGCCGTGCACTACGGCGTGGCGTACCGGCTGGCGCCCGAGCCGGACCGGGACGGGAAGGTGGTCTTCTCCCTGAGCCGCATGGGCTCGGCCATCGCCATGGCGGCCCTGACCACCTTCGTGGCGGGCGCCATGATGATGCCGTCCACGGTGCTGGCGTACACGCAGCTGGGCACCTTCATGATGCTCATCATGTGCGTCAGCTGGGCCTTCGCCACCTTCTTCTTCCAGTGCATGTGCCGCTGCCTGGGTCCCCAGGGGTCCTGCGGGCAGATCCCCCTCCCCGAGAAGCTGCGGTGCCAGGCCTTCGCCGAGGGCACCGCcagcctccccccgcccccggggAAGAGCCCCGGGTCGGGCAAGTACCGGCTGGGCGGGCGGGGAGCCGCGGAGGTGGAGCACTGCGAGCTGGAGCCGCTGGCGGCCAATcagagcaaggagggggaggagccctgTCAAAACGGCTCGGCCAATAGCCGCCCCCCGCAGGCCCCCGGAGATCTCGGACCCTCCCCGGACCCCGCTGGCCCTCAGAGGAGACACCTCCAGCTGGGCCCCCAGACCCTctccccttccaccccccccaacccggCCCCCGATGCCCTCTACCCGGCCCGGGAGTGCTGTCTGCACTACATCCgctacccccacctccaccaccacccctgctCCCAGGGCTGGATGGCCCACCACCTCCTGCCGGACCCCGGCCAGGACCCCGGTCCAGGACCCGCGGGGGGTCTGGAGAACCCACCGCCCAGGGTGAGTCCGCCCGGGCAGAACCAGACTCCACCGACGGGTTCGGAGAGGACACGCCCTCAGGCCCCGGCTCCCGTCGGCCCCTGCCAGGTGTGCCGACCAGCGCCGCTACAaccagacgccgccccacctggTGGCGACCACCGCAGTCGTGGAGGACGTCTGTCGAGCCCCCCGGGGGGCGACCATGTCTCCAGGACGCTCTCCTGCTGCACCACGCCCCGCAGCCAGGACACGCCCCCCAGGaggccccacccccccgtcGACCCCATAGTACACGCCCCCCGGGACGCTGCCGGCGAGCCGACTGCGTCTCCAAGGAAACTGGGCTGCTTCAAGAGGAGGTTAAAGGTCAAGACGCCAGACACCTCGGAGGTGGACGGCGGCGCGGCGGCGCAGCCTCCGCCCGCCTCAGAGAGTTTGTGTTGA
- the thbd gene encoding thrombomodulin yields the protein MFPLLALLLLGVLAAGDGVLAADDGHCDGTLCFAVFSKPADFQTARDQCSEFAGHLMTVQTADSNAVLRGLLRGSGPHWVGLSRAPGCQEEAGPLRGFRWDTGDTGSDFSNWDAAAAERSGCARRCVSVSSEDGFKWSVGSCDARAAGFLCEYRRRDACEPPGALGTYTRPPYAGRSGDAEPRPHGTIFIRDSDGATSMCLSGEWVRTPWPCGMKGGGCEFECGGTEDHPVCLCPPGRAPSGEDPAVCAPFRGGDSCRALGCAHGCGGAPPACACRPGFLLGGDGRSCREAGPAPRGLRACDRGYRSTVADDCVDVDECQHAPCEHQCTNTRGSFTCSCFDGYRQDPGDPLRCQAYCGLAECPAECDPNDPEDCRCPMGYILDVRQEGGVCMDLDECNNYHCDQLCKNSYGNYTCSCLAGFSLVEGHECVLGTVTESFTLSYVPTSDPAPPNTARLSAGGLVAVVVAVAVVVFVAMILVFHFATRRSEGRAASPGGAGAHNLEQVASGLTEKAPALEE from the coding sequence ATGTTCCCGCTGCTCGCTCTCCTGCTTCTTGGGGTGCTCGCGGCTGGTGACGGGGTACTCGCGGCAGATGACGGACACTGCGATGGCACGCTCTGCTTCGCGGTTTTCTCAAAACctgcagattttcaaacggcgcGGGACCAGTGTTCCGAGTTTGCGGGACACCTAATGACGGTCCAGACCGCGGACTCCAACGCCGTGCTGCGGGGGCTGTTGCGCGGGTCCGGGCCGCACTGGGTGGGCCTGTCCCGGGCCCCCGGGTGTCAGGAAGAGGCCGGCCCGCTGCGGGGGTTCCGCTGGGACACGGGCGACACGGGCTCAGACTTCTCCAACTGGGACGCGGCGGCTGCAGAGCGCTCGGGCTGCGCGCGCCGATGCGTTTCGGTCTCGAGCGAGGACGGTTTCAAGTGGTCCGTTGGTTCCTGCGACGCGCGCGCCGCGGGGTTTCTGTGTGAGTACCGCCGCAGAGACGCGTGCGAGCCGCCTGGTGCGTTGGGGACCTACACGCGCCCTCCTTACGCAGGACGGAGCGGCGACGCAGAGCCGCGGCCCCACGGCACCATCTTCATACGTGACTCCGACGGCGCCACGTCCATGTGTCTGTCCGGGGAGTGGGTGCGCACGCCGTGGCCCTGTGGGATGAAGGGGGGCGGGTGCGAGTTCGAGTGCGGCGGGACCGAGGACCACCCGGTGTGTCTGTGCCCCCCGGGGCGGGCGCCGAGCGGGGAGGACCCGGCTGTCTGCGCCCCGTTCCGGGGGGGGGACTCCTGCCGGGCCCTGGGCTGCGCCCACGGCTGCGGGGGGGCCCCTCCGGCGTGCGCCTGCCGCCCCGGGTTCCTCCTGGGCGGGGACGGCCGATCGTGCCGGGAGGCGGGGCCGGCCCCCAGGGGCCTGCGGGCGTGCGACCGGGGGTACCGCTCCACGGTGGCAGACGACTGCGTGGACGTGGACGAGTGCCAGCACGCGCCCTGCGAGCATCAATGCACCAACACGCGCGGCAGCTTCACCTGCTCCTGCTTCGATGGCTACCGGCAGGACCCCGGGGACCCGCTGCGCTGCCAGGCCTACTGCGGGCTCGCAGAGTGCCCGGCCGAGTGCGACCCCAACGACCCCGAGGATTGCCGCTGCCCCATGGGCTACATCCTGGACGTTCGGCAGGAGGGCGGAGTCTGCATGGACCTGGACGAGTGCAACAACTACCACTGCGATCAGCTCTGCAAAAACTCCTACGGCAACTACACCTGCAGCTGCCTCGCTGGCTTCTCATTGGTCGAGGGCCACGAGTGTGTGCTGGGAACGGTGACCGAGAGCTTCACCTTAAGCTACGtcccgacctctgaccccgcccCGCCCAATACGGCTCGGCTCTCtgcgggggggctggtggcagtggtggtggccgtggccgtggtgGTATTCGTGGCGATGATTCTCGTGTTTCACTTCGCCACCCGACGCAGCGAAGGGCGGGCCGCGAGCCCGGGGGGGGCAGGAGCGCACAACCTGGAGCAAGTGGCCTCGGGCCTGACCGAGAAAGCGCCGGCCCTGGAGGAGTGA